The Polyangium spumosum genome includes a window with the following:
- a CDS encoding glycosyltransferase, whose amino-acid sequence MPLVQEVPSEIRSLTRFVPLLGEAAVEDARNLARRLQERLAGAVVWNVNSTAVGGGVAEMLHSLLGYARGAGLDVRWLTIGGPPEFFHLTKRLHHALHGGRGDGSPLGEAEHHVYASNLCKNAVELRGLVRRGDVVLLHDPQTAGLAPSLLAAGARVLWRCHIGADDVNADVELGWRFLERYLDGVPILIFSRERYVPDRYRDGRVVIIQPSIDAFSAKNVELDEDTVRSILVHVGLVEGPPPPSPRESFLRSDNTPGRVERFADVIRLGRASAWETPLVVQVSRWDPLKDMAGVLRGFSLMVQNHALPEADLVLAGPNVRAVADDPEGPAVFEDVYRAFREQPAAIRARIHLAMLPTADVEENAVIVNALQRHAAVVVQKSLHEGFGLTVTEAMWKGRPVVASAVGGIQDQIEDGVSGVLLPDPGDDEAFADALHRILADPALADHLGAAARARVRDRFLGVRHLVQYGEIIGRMLAA is encoded by the coding sequence ATGCCCCTCGTTCAGGAGGTCCCCTCGGAGATACGTTCGCTTACGCGCTTCGTGCCCCTCCTCGGCGAGGCCGCCGTCGAGGACGCGCGAAACCTCGCGCGTAGGCTCCAGGAGCGGCTGGCCGGCGCCGTCGTCTGGAACGTCAACTCGACCGCGGTGGGCGGCGGCGTGGCGGAGATGCTGCATTCGCTCCTCGGTTATGCGCGCGGCGCGGGCCTCGACGTGCGATGGTTGACGATCGGCGGTCCTCCCGAGTTTTTCCATCTCACCAAGCGCCTGCACCACGCCCTCCACGGCGGGCGCGGCGATGGTTCTCCTCTGGGCGAGGCCGAGCATCACGTTTATGCGTCGAACCTTTGCAAGAACGCCGTCGAGCTCCGCGGCCTCGTCCGTCGAGGCGACGTGGTGCTGCTCCACGACCCGCAGACCGCGGGGCTCGCGCCCTCGCTGCTCGCGGCGGGCGCGCGGGTCCTCTGGCGGTGCCATATCGGGGCGGACGACGTCAATGCCGACGTCGAGCTCGGCTGGCGATTCCTGGAGCGGTACCTCGACGGCGTCCCGATCCTGATCTTTTCGCGCGAGCGGTATGTCCCGGACCGTTATCGTGACGGCCGCGTGGTGATCATCCAGCCGAGCATCGACGCGTTCTCGGCGAAAAACGTCGAGCTCGACGAGGACACCGTCCGTTCGATCCTCGTCCACGTGGGCCTCGTCGAAGGGCCTCCGCCGCCGTCGCCGCGCGAGTCCTTCCTCCGCAGTGACAACACGCCGGGGCGCGTGGAGCGCTTTGCCGACGTCATCCGGCTCGGGCGCGCGTCCGCGTGGGAGACGCCGCTCGTCGTCCAGGTGTCCCGCTGGGATCCGCTGAAGGACATGGCGGGCGTGCTGCGTGGGTTTTCGCTCATGGTCCAGAACCACGCCCTGCCCGAAGCGGACCTCGTGCTCGCGGGCCCGAACGTACGCGCGGTGGCCGACGATCCGGAGGGCCCCGCCGTCTTCGAGGACGTCTACCGCGCATTTCGTGAGCAGCCGGCCGCCATCCGCGCGCGTATCCACCTCGCGATGCTCCCGACCGCGGACGTCGAGGAGAATGCGGTGATCGTCAATGCCCTGCAGCGGCACGCGGCCGTCGTCGTGCAGAAGAGCCTGCACGAGGGTTTCGGCCTCACGGTGACGGAGGCCATGTGGAAAGGGCGCCCCGTCGTCGCCAGCGCCGTCGGCGGGATTCAGGACCAGATCGAAGACGGGGTGAGCGGCGTCCTCTTGCCCGATCCCGGAGATGACGAGGCGTTCGCCGACGCGCTGCATCGTATCCTCGCCGATCCTGCCCTCGCCGATCACCTCGGCGCCGCGGCGCGCGCGCGCGTGCGGGACAGGTTTCTCGGGGTCCGGCACCTCGTCCAGTACGGCGAGATCATCGGGCGGATGCTCGCGGCCTGA
- a CDS encoding adenylyl-sulfate kinase encodes MKGAVVWITGLPSSGKSALAERAWRRLSHEQRPSILLDGDAVRAAMRPPPGYDEEARAHFYETLSNLAALLAHQGHVVIVPATAHLRVFREKARAVAPRFFEVYVCAPAERCAERDAKGLYAAAREGKVSGLPGFDVPYEPPEAPDVVALGGYDEEAVGKIVRLCT; translated from the coding sequence ATGAAAGGCGCGGTCGTATGGATCACGGGGCTGCCTTCGTCCGGGAAATCGGCGCTGGCGGAGCGGGCGTGGAGGCGGCTCTCGCACGAGCAGAGGCCGAGCATCTTGCTCGACGGAGACGCGGTGCGCGCGGCGATGCGCCCGCCGCCCGGGTACGACGAGGAGGCGCGAGCGCATTTTTACGAGACGCTCTCGAACCTCGCGGCCTTGCTGGCGCACCAGGGGCACGTGGTGATCGTGCCGGCGACGGCGCACCTCCGCGTGTTCCGTGAAAAGGCGCGCGCGGTCGCGCCCCGCTTCTTCGAGGTCTACGTCTGCGCCCCGGCCGAGCGTTGCGCGGAGCGGGACGCGAAGGGGCTTTACGCGGCGGCGCGCGAGGGAAAGGTCTCGGGGCTGCCCGGCTTCGACGTGCCCTACGAGCCGCCGGAGGCGCCCGATGTGGTCGCGCTCGGCGGTTATGACGAGGAGGCGGTGGGGAAAATCGTCCGCCTGTGCACCTGA
- a CDS encoding aminoglycoside phosphotransferase family protein, translated as MTARPPTIEDEISELVASVMPGAAVLRVSRLGPDEDEDGGATGKAIGYGVPLRIRVQRPDGALSDLCLHTAGPDEFGHDRRADRASNMLLAFDSFARIPRHVRALDVGAVLEGGRLVSLRESGEFYLVTEYVEGHVYADDLRRIARDRALTDRDLGRCEALARSCAEIHAVRQDAPAVYRRAIRDLVGHGEGIFGLVDGYPDDVPMAPPERLQGIERLCLAWRWKLKGRAERLRRTHGDFHPFNVVFDRAGEPRLLDTSRGSAGDPADDVTCLSINYLFFALESPGSWRGAFQALWRTFFRTYLDVTGDRELLAVAAPFFAWRALVLCNPRWYPSIHASTRDALLSFVERVLEAPRFDPDEAEGLFP; from the coding sequence ATGACCGCGAGGCCGCCCACGATCGAGGACGAGATCAGCGAGCTCGTCGCCTCCGTGATGCCGGGGGCGGCCGTGCTGCGCGTCTCGCGCCTCGGCCCCGACGAGGACGAGGACGGCGGGGCGACCGGCAAGGCGATCGGATATGGCGTGCCTCTGCGGATCCGCGTGCAGAGGCCGGACGGCGCGTTGAGCGACCTCTGCCTGCACACCGCCGGGCCGGACGAATTCGGGCACGACCGGCGCGCCGACCGGGCCTCGAACATGCTCCTCGCCTTCGATAGCTTCGCGAGGATCCCGCGGCACGTGCGCGCGCTCGACGTCGGCGCGGTCCTCGAGGGCGGCCGCCTCGTATCGCTCCGCGAGAGCGGCGAGTTTTACCTCGTCACCGAATACGTCGAGGGGCACGTCTACGCCGACGATCTGCGGCGGATCGCCCGCGATCGCGCCCTCACCGATCGGGACCTCGGCCGCTGCGAGGCGCTCGCGCGGTCCTGCGCGGAGATCCACGCGGTCCGGCAGGACGCCCCCGCGGTCTACCGGCGCGCGATCCGGGACCTCGTGGGCCACGGCGAGGGGATCTTCGGGCTCGTCGACGGGTATCCGGACGACGTGCCGATGGCGCCGCCCGAGAGGCTCCAGGGGATCGAGCGGCTCTGCCTCGCGTGGCGGTGGAAGCTCAAGGGTCGCGCCGAGCGCCTGCGCCGGACGCACGGCGATTTCCATCCGTTCAACGTGGTCTTCGACCGCGCGGGGGAGCCTCGGCTGCTCGATACGAGCCGCGGCTCGGCCGGCGACCCCGCGGACGACGTCACGTGTTTGTCGATCAATTATTTATTTTTCGCGCTCGAGTCGCCGGGTTCGTGGCGCGGCGCGTTCCAGGCACTCTGGCGCACGTTTTTCCGGACCTACCTCGACGTGACGGGCGATCGCGAGCTCCTCGCCGTGGCCGCGCCGTTTTTCGCGTGGCGCGCGCTCGTGCTCTGCAATCCGCGGTGGTATCCGTCGATCCACGCGAGCACGCGGGACGCGCTCCTCTCGTTCGTCGAGCGTGTGCTCGAGGCGCCGCGTTTTGATCCCGATGAAGCGGAGGGGCTGTTTCCATGA
- a CDS encoding CBS domain-containing protein produces the protein MTTKNPTVADYMTRSPHSIGFDQTLVQAHKLMREHDIRHLPVLRGGRLVGILSERDLAFVEALRDVDSAKVTVEEAMTPLPYTIAPDASLGAVAREMAEHRYGSAVVMREGHVVGVFTTTDALRALADALGGK, from the coding sequence ATGACCACGAAGAACCCCACCGTCGCCGACTACATGACCCGGAGCCCCCACTCGATCGGCTTCGACCAGACGCTCGTCCAGGCGCACAAGCTCATGCGAGAGCACGACATTCGCCACCTGCCCGTCCTTCGAGGAGGCAGGCTCGTCGGCATTCTGTCGGAGCGGGACCTCGCGTTCGTCGAAGCGCTCCGCGACGTGGATTCGGCGAAGGTCACGGTCGAGGAGGCGATGACCCCGCTGCCGTACACGATCGCCCCGGACGCCTCGCTCGGGGCCGTGGCGCGCGAGATGGCGGAGCACCGCTACGGCTCGGCCGTCGTGATGCGGGAAGGCCACGTCGTCGGCGTGTTCACGACGACCGACGCGCTGCGGGCCCTCGCAGACGCGCTCGGCGGGAAATGA
- a CDS encoding PAS domain-containing protein, whose amino-acid sequence MGEQAFSAEALRSDVGELRTRLQEAEMRSSTLRDLIDYVPGVVWESWFVEDPSRGRVGFVSGQIQTMTGYTKEEWLARPSLWFDLVHPEDKEEAALGNQLLERDGRSVLRYRWVRKDGGILWVEAQTVCVPEEDGRTVGLRGIIMDVTDTVRAQQDRADALLQQEALRAKEATLLELSTPLIPVSDEVMVMPLVGALDPARAERAISVLLDGMARSGARVAILDITGVPRVDAEVADALVRAARSVVLLGAEPMLTGIRPEVAQTLVSLGIDLSGISTHSTLQTGVARAMRRARVG is encoded by the coding sequence ATGGGAGAGCAAGCGTTCAGCGCCGAGGCGCTTCGGTCCGACGTGGGGGAGCTACGGACGCGCCTGCAGGAAGCCGAGATGCGCAGCAGCACGCTCCGGGATCTCATCGACTACGTGCCCGGGGTCGTCTGGGAGAGCTGGTTCGTCGAGGATCCGAGCCGCGGCCGCGTGGGCTTCGTGAGCGGGCAAATCCAGACGATGACGGGCTATACGAAGGAGGAGTGGCTCGCGAGGCCGAGCCTCTGGTTCGATCTCGTGCACCCGGAGGACAAAGAGGAGGCGGCCCTCGGCAACCAGCTCCTCGAACGCGACGGCCGCTCCGTCCTGCGATACCGCTGGGTCCGCAAGGATGGCGGGATCCTCTGGGTCGAGGCCCAGACGGTATGCGTGCCCGAGGAAGACGGGCGCACCGTGGGGCTGCGGGGGATCATCATGGACGTCACCGACACCGTACGCGCCCAGCAGGATCGCGCCGACGCCCTCCTTCAACAGGAGGCGCTGCGCGCGAAAGAGGCGACGCTCCTCGAGCTCTCCACGCCCCTCATCCCCGTGAGTGACGAGGTGATGGTCATGCCGCTCGTCGGAGCGCTCGATCCGGCGCGGGCGGAGCGGGCGATCTCGGTGTTGCTCGATGGTATGGCGCGGAGCGGGGCGCGGGTGGCGATCCTCGATATCACCGGCGTCCCGCGCGTCGACGCCGAGGTGGCCGACGCGCTCGTGCGGGCCGCGCGTTCGGTCGTATTGCTCGGCGCCGAGCCGATGCTCACGGGCATCCGCCCGGAGGTGGCGCAGACGCTCGTCTCGCTGGGAATCGACCTCTCGGGGATCAGCACGCACAGCACCCTGCAAACGGGCGTCGCCCGCGCGATGCGCCGCGCCCGGGTGGGGTGA
- a CDS encoding TOMM precursor leader peptide-binding protein — MLARPRFKRSFRVETIEGEGVYLLWEGGSHVLHGRTHQVLAPLLDGKLTEQEICERLLEHVSPAEVFYAITMLRRGGFVTNDEADMPPAEAAFWDGLDIEPAQARERLRRARVALVALGDVETTPVVEALDELGITTSDEGDLPIVLVDDYLRPALESFNQARLEDGKPWLLARPSGSEGWLGPLFVPGQTGCWRCLAHRLEGHRRVERYLERRTGKPVHPPALCALPSTRRALASAIATAVARWAALGGIPSLEGRVVTLGTTTFESHTHSLTRRPQCPACGDPATVTRAQELPVLLEPTPRIYSADGGFRQATPEETFERLSLHLSPITGIVSRLRRTVRPEDDPRLVFSYSTDHNFAQLAHDLSSLRSTLRSLSGGKGRTDIQAKTGAICESIERYAGVFQGDEARVRRNSKELGEEALDPVLLMGYSPRQYAERDRWNRHGEMCTWVPEPFDPARSIEWSPVWSLTEERRRFVPTAFCYYGYPFREGPLFTRADSNGCAAGNTRAEAVLQGFFELVERDAVALWWYNRLRAPGVDLGSFEEPYLLETARHWRARGRELWALDLTSDLGIPTFAALSRQVEGPFQSIVFGFGAHLDARLALLRAVTEHNQLLPFVFTGDPDKPSPGGQIVDWLRQATVESEPYLRPSGAAPRTPRDFAPSAFEDLREAVAHCVEIARGRGLETLVLDQTRPDTDLVVVKVIVPGLRHFWARLGPGRLYEVPVAMGLRSAPLPEEAMNPHSMFI; from the coding sequence ATGCTCGCTCGCCCGCGTTTCAAACGTTCCTTTCGCGTCGAGACCATCGAAGGCGAGGGCGTCTACCTCCTCTGGGAAGGAGGTAGCCACGTCCTGCACGGCCGCACCCATCAGGTGCTCGCGCCACTCCTGGACGGCAAGCTGACCGAACAGGAGATTTGCGAGCGCCTCCTGGAGCACGTCTCCCCGGCGGAGGTCTTTTACGCCATCACCATGCTCCGCAGAGGCGGCTTCGTCACGAATGACGAGGCCGATATGCCCCCCGCGGAGGCCGCCTTCTGGGACGGCCTCGACATCGAGCCCGCGCAGGCCCGCGAGCGCCTGCGTCGGGCCCGCGTCGCCCTCGTCGCCCTCGGCGACGTGGAGACGACGCCGGTCGTCGAGGCCCTCGACGAGCTCGGGATCACGACGAGCGACGAGGGGGACCTGCCCATCGTCCTCGTGGACGATTACCTGCGCCCCGCGCTCGAATCCTTCAACCAGGCCAGGCTCGAAGACGGAAAACCGTGGCTCCTCGCTCGACCGAGCGGGAGCGAAGGCTGGCTCGGGCCGCTTTTCGTTCCCGGACAAACCGGGTGCTGGCGCTGCCTCGCCCATCGACTGGAGGGACATCGCCGCGTCGAGCGATATCTCGAGCGCCGCACCGGCAAGCCCGTCCATCCGCCCGCCCTCTGCGCCCTGCCCTCCACGCGCCGCGCCCTCGCCTCCGCGATCGCCACGGCCGTCGCGCGCTGGGCCGCGCTCGGCGGGATCCCGTCGCTCGAAGGTCGGGTCGTCACGCTCGGCACGACCACGTTCGAGAGCCACACGCATTCGCTCACGCGTCGCCCCCAGTGCCCGGCTTGTGGGGATCCCGCGACGGTCACGCGCGCGCAAGAGCTCCCCGTCCTCCTCGAACCCACGCCCCGGATCTATTCGGCGGACGGCGGCTTCCGGCAGGCGACGCCCGAGGAGACGTTCGAGCGCCTCTCCCTTCACCTGAGCCCCATCACGGGTATCGTGAGCCGCCTGCGCCGCACGGTGCGCCCCGAGGACGATCCACGGCTCGTCTTCTCGTATTCGACCGACCACAACTTCGCCCAGCTCGCGCACGACCTCTCCTCGCTCCGCAGCACGCTGCGTAGCCTCTCCGGGGGCAAGGGTCGGACGGACATCCAGGCGAAGACCGGCGCGATCTGCGAGTCGATCGAGCGGTATGCGGGGGTCTTCCAGGGCGACGAGGCGCGCGTCCGGAGGAACTCGAAGGAGCTCGGCGAAGAGGCGCTCGATCCCGTCCTCTTGATGGGATACAGCCCTCGTCAATACGCCGAGCGGGACCGCTGGAATCGGCACGGCGAGATGTGCACCTGGGTGCCCGAGCCCTTCGATCCGGCGCGGAGCATCGAATGGAGCCCGGTCTGGTCTCTGACCGAGGAGCGGCGGCGCTTCGTGCCCACTGCGTTCTGTTATTATGGCTATCCATTCCGTGAGGGCCCGCTGTTCACGCGGGCGGACTCCAACGGATGCGCCGCGGGCAATACGCGCGCCGAGGCCGTGCTCCAGGGGTTTTTCGAGCTCGTGGAGCGCGACGCCGTCGCCCTCTGGTGGTACAACCGCCTGCGCGCGCCGGGGGTGGATCTCGGGAGCTTCGAGGAGCCGTACCTCCTCGAGACCGCCCGGCACTGGCGCGCCCGAGGGCGCGAGCTCTGGGCCCTCGACCTGACGAGTGATCTGGGCATCCCCACGTTCGCGGCGCTCTCCCGGCAGGTGGAGGGGCCGTTTCAATCGATCGTCTTCGGGTTCGGCGCGCACCTCGACGCTCGGCTGGCCTTGCTCCGCGCGGTCACCGAGCACAACCAGCTCTTGCCGTTCGTCTTCACGGGCGACCCGGACAAACCCTCGCCGGGTGGGCAGATCGTCGATTGGCTGCGGCAGGCGACGGTGGAGTCCGAGCCTTACCTCCGGCCGAGCGGCGCGGCGCCGCGCACGCCGCGTGATTTCGCGCCCTCCGCCTTCGAGGACCTCCGGGAGGCCGTGGCGCATTGCGTGGAGATCGCCAGAGGCCGCGGGCTCGAGACCCTGGTGCTCGATCAGACGCGGCCCGACACGGACCTCGTGGTGGTGAAGGTGATCGTGCCGGGGCTCCGTCATTTCTGGGCCCGCCTCGGCCCCGGGAGGCTCTACGAGGTGCCCGTGGCCATGGGCCTGCGAAGCGCGCCCCTCCCCGAAGAAGCAATGAATCCCCACTCGATGTTCATCTAG
- a CDS encoding SagB family peptide dehydrogenase, with protein sequence MMEPWRKRLVLRLREGVALGRDEAGGAYLASPSLPAMSLGALPPVLLPAFERLGAEGGTVEALAEEVAEQGGPLLVATLLHHLRRMEQLALLAYAVRDGGATISILQPISPWFSLGSGETPPARRHVLSRFAYQRRVGAGLVLESPRCHALLRIEDARAAALCFALARPTAPAALTVPGASPEATTTLVGLLVAAGFLLPVDEDDHTEEDRAFELASWSFHDLVFHARSRPGRHASPCGKTFPFRGRVPPPPALRPPPAAADPPIALHRPNLDALVRDDRPFTAVLEGRRTVYAQGREPISVEQLGEFLYRSARVRAFFPATPETGYDITSRPSPAGGACHDLEVYLAVDRCGGLEPGLYHYDPAAHALARVQGRTPEVAALLQGAAQATIGGRLPQVLVCLASRFQRVSWSYEGISYAITLKNAGVLYQTFYLVATAMNLACNGVGRGDSDLFCKAAGTDYHAETTVGEFALGSRLEGDEK encoded by the coding sequence ATGATGGAACCGTGGCGAAAAAGGCTCGTCCTCCGCCTGCGCGAGGGGGTCGCTCTTGGCCGGGACGAGGCCGGCGGCGCTTACCTCGCATCGCCCTCGCTGCCCGCGATGTCGCTCGGAGCGCTGCCGCCGGTTTTGCTCCCCGCGTTCGAACGTCTGGGCGCCGAGGGCGGTACGGTCGAGGCGCTGGCCGAAGAGGTCGCCGAGCAGGGCGGGCCCCTCCTGGTCGCGACGTTGCTCCACCACCTCCGCCGCATGGAGCAGCTCGCGCTCCTCGCGTATGCCGTGCGCGACGGCGGCGCGACGATATCGATCCTGCAACCGATCTCGCCCTGGTTCTCGCTGGGCAGCGGCGAGACGCCCCCCGCACGTCGCCATGTGCTCTCCCGATTCGCCTATCAGCGCCGCGTCGGCGCGGGCCTCGTGCTGGAATCACCCCGCTGTCACGCGCTCCTGCGAATCGAGGACGCCCGGGCCGCGGCCCTTTGTTTTGCGCTCGCCCGTCCGACCGCGCCCGCGGCCCTGACCGTGCCCGGAGCGAGCCCCGAGGCGACCACCACCCTCGTCGGCCTCCTCGTCGCGGCGGGGTTTTTGCTCCCGGTCGACGAGGATGACCACACCGAGGAAGATCGCGCATTCGAGCTCGCGAGCTGGTCCTTCCACGACCTCGTCTTCCACGCCCGCAGCCGCCCGGGCCGCCACGCCTCGCCCTGCGGCAAGACCTTCCCCTTCCGCGGCCGCGTCCCGCCGCCTCCTGCCCTCCGCCCCCCTCCCGCCGCGGCCGATCCTCCCATTGCATTACATCGCCCGAACCTCGACGCTCTCGTTCGCGACGACCGCCCCTTCACCGCCGTGCTCGAGGGCAGGCGCACCGTGTACGCCCAGGGGCGGGAGCCCATTTCGGTGGAGCAGCTCGGCGAGTTCTTGTATCGGTCCGCGCGGGTGCGCGCGTTTTTCCCCGCGACGCCCGAGACCGGCTACGACATCACCTCGCGCCCCTCCCCCGCCGGCGGCGCCTGCCACGACCTCGAAGTCTACCTCGCCGTCGATCGCTGCGGGGGCCTGGAGCCGGGCCTTTACCATTACGACCCCGCCGCCCACGCCCTCGCACGCGTCCAGGGGCGCACGCCCGAGGTCGCGGCCCTCCTCCAAGGCGCCGCGCAGGCGACGATCGGCGGCCGGCTCCCCCAGGTGCTCGTCTGCCTGGCCAGCCGCTTCCAGCGCGTGTCCTGGAGCTACGAGGGCATCTCTTATGCGATCACCCTCAAGAACGCGGGCGTCCTTTACCAGACGTTTTACCTGGTCGCGACCGCGATGAACCTCGCCTGCAATGGCGTCGGGCGGGGGGACTCCGACCTCTTCTGCAAGGCCGCCGGCACCGATTATCACGCCGAGACGACCGTGGGCGAATTCGCGCTCGGCAGCCGCCTCGAAGGAGATGAGAAATGA
- a CDS encoding S53 family peptidase has product MSRDRVDIEGSARPAIFGAVSRGDVSPDEIVTAVLLLRTPRGAPPLVETARDVVRTREPWSHERYAATYGASPDDLARIEAFAREWDLSVVEVHRPSRAVTLRGTARAFMAAFGVKLERHVYKGEVDVTHDAPFSVPASLGGVIVWVFLPRRTPLASESPPPRRSIEPPPAPPTNDHDKPWRSHPPTRFAELYDFPAELTGEGVCLGVLSLYGGFSTDDMQVFFEGLGMRAPEILTVGPNRWATGQDAWANFEITMDAQIAFSCAPGVRPVVYFSGATGNDDTTVHSYFQLFNAALFDTENRPAVLTLSAGLPEDLPGVWTRAEVERVDELFIIAAILGITVCLPSGDSGSIFPMAQGMFSAPSLVYFPGSSPWALCCGGTTLVLDGRGEPKDEVVWNRLADTMFLAYGSAGRLAHLGSSSGGVSLYFERPEWQSRASVPARTLATFRDWVFTEPAHAFAGRGCPDVAAHADFLEGYRIFVDGAYRYGGGSSASTPLIAALVARLCQGVGRRLGFLNPLLYRLQLDEGADVFRPIVSGNNGGYSASPEARWNACTGLGSPRGRALLEALREAYGA; this is encoded by the coding sequence ATGAGCCGTGATCGCGTCGACATCGAGGGCAGCGCGAGGCCCGCCATCTTCGGCGCCGTATCCCGGGGCGACGTCTCCCCCGACGAAATCGTGACCGCCGTGCTTTTGCTGCGCACCCCGAGAGGCGCGCCTCCGCTCGTCGAGACGGCCCGGGACGTCGTCCGGACCCGCGAGCCCTGGTCACACGAGCGTTATGCGGCCACCTATGGGGCGAGCCCGGACGATCTCGCGCGTATCGAGGCGTTCGCCCGCGAATGGGATCTCTCGGTGGTCGAGGTCCATCGCCCCTCTCGGGCGGTGACGCTCCGGGGGACTGCGAGGGCTTTCATGGCGGCCTTCGGCGTGAAGCTCGAGCGCCACGTCTACAAGGGGGAGGTCGACGTCACCCACGACGCGCCCTTCTCCGTCCCCGCGAGCCTGGGGGGCGTGATCGTCTGGGTCTTCTTGCCTCGCCGTACGCCGCTCGCGAGCGAGAGCCCGCCGCCGCGGAGGTCCATCGAGCCCCCTCCCGCTCCGCCCACGAATGACCATGACAAACCATGGCGCTCGCATCCTCCCACGCGTTTCGCCGAGCTCTACGATTTTCCGGCCGAGCTGACCGGAGAAGGCGTTTGTCTCGGTGTACTGTCGCTTTATGGTGGATTCTCCACGGACGACATGCAGGTCTTCTTCGAGGGCCTCGGCATGCGGGCACCGGAGATCCTCACGGTGGGCCCGAACCGCTGGGCGACCGGGCAGGACGCCTGGGCGAACTTCGAGATCACCATGGACGCGCAGATCGCCTTCTCCTGCGCGCCCGGGGTGCGCCCGGTGGTTTATTTCTCCGGGGCGACGGGGAACGACGACACCACCGTCCACAGCTACTTCCAGCTCTTCAACGCCGCGCTCTTCGATACCGAGAATCGCCCCGCCGTGCTCACGCTGAGCGCCGGGCTGCCCGAGGACCTGCCCGGCGTGTGGACCCGGGCCGAGGTCGAGCGGGTCGACGAGCTCTTCATCATCGCCGCCATTCTCGGGATCACTGTCTGCCTGCCCTCGGGCGACTCCGGATCCATTTTCCCCATGGCCCAGGGCATGTTCTCGGCGCCCTCGCTCGTCTATTTCCCAGGATCGAGCCCCTGGGCCCTCTGCTGCGGGGGCACGACGCTCGTCCTCGACGGGCGCGGCGAGCCAAAGGACGAGGTGGTCTGGAATCGCCTCGCCGACACCATGTTCCTCGCGTATGGCAGCGCCGGCCGGCTCGCCCACCTCGGCAGCTCGAGCGGCGGCGTGAGCCTTTATTTCGAGCGCCCCGAATGGCAGTCCCGGGCCTCCGTGCCCGCGCGGACCCTCGCCACGTTCCGCGACTGGGTCTTCACCGAGCCGGCGCACGCCTTCGCCGGCCGCGGCTGCCCCGACGTCGCGGCCCACGCCGATTTCCTCGAAGGATACCGAATCTTCGTGGACGGCGCGTATCGATATGGCGGCGGCTCGAGCGCGTCCACGCCCCTCATCGCGGCGCTCGTCGCCCGCCTCTGCCAGGGCGTGGGCAGGCGCCTCGGCTTCTTGAACCCGCTCCTCTATCGATTGCAGCTCGACGAGGGGGCGGACGTGTTCCGCCCGATCGTCTCCGGCAACAACGGCGGATATTCCGCTTCACCGGAGGCGCGCTGGAACGCCTGCACCGGGCTCGGCTCGCCTCGCGGGCGAGCGCTGCTCGAAGCGCTACGCGAAGCGTATGGCGCCTAG